One part of the Mytilus trossulus isolate FHL-02 chromosome 11, PNRI_Mtr1.1.1.hap1, whole genome shotgun sequence genome encodes these proteins:
- the LOC134689764 gene encoding uncharacterized protein LOC134689764, with amino-acid sequence MSSDNSSDNEENVEINQPRDITTINYYPETLCSDIVLKIEVPTDFKEVKKDMTIDSSTEPTTRTLEVTQLEYAKKLEYDQLDQSAPDLIQMSADDSSNYKENVEINQPRYPTSKNSDPYTMNSDRVLKIEILTDLTKVQEDIVTDRSTKQTRRTFNVAQKEYEKRPEDDRLDENAVNIIDMLKADIFDTQEHAEMNKQRDPTSIHSKLDKECSTTVTKIEKPTDLTKALEYVAMESSIEPALAIQAENVQRKEEDKEDNTPATLKVSASDLRHIDKPFEINRFRDRNENITKSRKSDIDKSCSKWTVPNIAGYFDFDETVRKIEISTDLAIGDNEVSEYIQSQLLQKLEVVQAVQTNKSGKNNYTSEIVSHLKSITATECGSRLVLDASLFPLCYSLGLNIEVDKNIDCIFLPNCRFDYCIAKDGKIIGCVETKSIKSLNDSAVAQALLQLLILQMNLLRVNNLGDAFSNKCPLFAVVTDGHRFVYIQLQESVFKFEHEGKKVKVREIAHEDDIKCILEQIGYLMNEATAALGGTNLGSSTVTETNTMNSNTLLPNVIDLDDQNFEDPPIIVID; translated from the coding sequence ATGTCATCGGACAATAGCTCGGACAATgaagaaaatgttgaaataaatcaACCACGGGATATAACGACAATAAATTACTATCCTGAAACATTATGTAGTGACATAGTCCTGAAAATTGAAGTACCAACAGATTTCAAGGaagtaaaaaaagatatgacGATAGATAGCTCTACAGAACCAACAACAAGAACTTTGGAAGTCACACAATTAGAATATGCAAAAAAGCTGGAATACGATCAACTAGACCAAAGCGCACCTGACCTTATACAAATGTCAGCTGATGATAGTTCGAATTATAAGGAAAATGTCGAAATAAATCAACCTCGATATCCAACGTCAAAAAACTCTGATCCGTATACAATGAACAGTGACAGAGTTCTGAAAATTGAAATTCTTACAGATTTAACGAAGGTTCAAGAAGATATTGTGACAGATAGATctacaaaacaaacaagaagAACTTTTAACGTAGCACAGAAAGAGTATGAAAAAAGGCCGGAAGACGATAGACTAGACGAAAACGCAGTTAACATTATAGATATGTTAAAGGCAGACATCTTTGATACTCAAGAACATGCTGAAATGAATAAACAACGAGATCCAACGTCAATACATTCTAAACTTGATAAAGAATGCAGTACCACTGTCACGAAAATCGAAAAGCCAACAGATCTTACGAAAGCTCTAGAATATGTGGCGATGGAAAGCTCAATAGAGCCAGCATTAGCCATACAGGCAGAAAACGTGCAAAGAAAGGAAGAAGATAAAGAAGACAATACACCTGCCACACTTAAGGTGTCAGCAAGCGATCTTCGTCATATTGATAAACCTTTTGAAATTAATCGTTTCCGAGATcgaaatgaaaatattacaaagtCAAGAAAATCTGACATTGATAAATCATGCAGTAAATGGACTGTTCCAAATATTGCGGGATACTTTGATTTTGATGAAACAGTCCGGAAAATAGAAATTTCGACAGATCTTGCCATAGGTGATAACGAGGTGTCAGAATATATTCAATCGCAATTACTTCAAAAACTTGAAGTTGTTCAGGCTGTGCAAACAAATAAAAGCGGGAAAAATAATTATACTTCagaaattgtttcacatttaaaGTCTATCACGGCAACAGAATGCGGAAGTAGGCTTGTATTAGACGCGTCATTATTTCCACTGTGTTATTCTCTAGGTTTAAATATTGAGGTAGACAAAAATATCGATTGTATATTTCTTCCGAACTGCAGATTTGATTATTGCATAGCTAAAGATGGTAAAATAATTGGATGTGTGGAaacaaaaagtatcaaaagtttGAACGACAGCGCCGTTGCGCAGGCTTTGCTGCAATTGCTAATTTTGCAGATGAATTTGTTACGAGTCAATAACCTTGGTGACGCCTTCAGCAACAAATGTCCATTATTTGCTGTTGTTACTGATGGACATAGATTTGTTTATATTCAACTACAGGAATCAGTATTCAAATTCGAACACGAAGGAAAAAAGGTCAAAGTTCGCGAAATCGCGCATGAAGATGATATTAAGTGCATTTTGGAACAAATAGGTTACCTTATGAATGAAGCAACTGCTGCACTAGGAGGGACTAACTTGGGTTCTAGTACAGTGACAGAGACAAACACAATGAATTCAAATACGTTATTGCCAAATGTAATTGATTTAGATGATCAGAATTTTGAGGACCCGCCTATAATCGTCATTGACTGA